One stretch of Ipomoea triloba cultivar NCNSP0323 chromosome 8, ASM357664v1 DNA includes these proteins:
- the LOC116027892 gene encoding inactive protein kinase SELMODRAFT_444075-like isoform X2: MSECGLRLCQPILLVQWLLKRRAMRLAGSYWTNRKLKQERKFCVEELRCNIVVMKGSQPKVLRLNLGCSDEPQTPYVSAEASPVLDNRNSYGHRMKHSTPVSSPEDQSPLYMRTPVENFTRQDSFLLYQHNPLYEGPNKAKFFSAHKDNEYDDQLNAMDSVGERIITLSSFQKSETESRERIFWIPQNHIIDKNLSTVESQINTSGKDKNTITSRNEHDNFSPHNQGLMRRDQNFEIDFVNSSIREAVSLGRTSSKPPPLCSICQLKAPSFGKPPRQFLYEELEEATDGFSDTNFLAEGGFGLVHKGILRDGLVVAVKQLKFLGSQADTDFCREVRVLSCAQHRNVVLLVGFCIQQNRRLLVYEYICHKSLDFHLHGKNRTTLDWHSRLKIAIGTARGLRYLHEDCRVGCIVHRDLRPKNILLTHDFEPLVMDFGLARLHSEWVFSDDKHLLGTSGYLAPEFFTDGKVTEKVDIYAFGLVLLELITGKKTSDFLYYKGQSLLLENSYPSATVEPIHILAHKHQLLDSNLASTQLHNLPRELQAMGFAASLCLQREPDLRPPMSKVLRVLEGGATVLPLDLDSNLVSNRSSQMQGVNISSRPEPRRHSRRLSY, from the exons AT GTCAGAGTGCGGATTAAGGTTGTGTCAGCCAATTTTGCTGGTGCAGTGGCTGCTGAAGCGAAGAGCAATGCGGCTAGCTGGGTCATACtggacaa ACAGAAAATTGAAACAAGAACGCAAGTTTTGTGTGGAGGAACTTCGCTGCAATATTGTAGTCATGAAGGGTTCCCAGCCAAAGGTCCTTAGACTCAATTTAGGGTGCTCGGATGAACCACAAACGCCTTACGTTTCTGCTGAGGCTTCACCTGTTTTGGATAATCGAAATTCATATGGGCATAGGATGAAACATTCTACTCCTGTAAGCAGTCCCGAGGATCAAAGTCCTTTATACATGAGAACTCCAGTAGAAAATTTTACCAGACAAGACTCATTTCTTTTATATCAGCACAATCCACTATACGAAGGTCCTAATAAAGCAAAGTTCTTTTCAGCCCATAAAGACAATGAGTATGATGATCAGCTTAATGCAATGGATTCAGTTGGGGAAAGAATTATAACTCTATCATCTTTCCAAAAGTCTGAAACTGAGAGTCGTGAAAGAATTTTTTGGATTCCTCAGAACCACATAATTGATAAGAACCTTTCAACAGTAGAAAGCCAAATAAACACCTCTGGGAAGGACAAAAATACTATTACTTCCAGAAATGAACATGATAATTTTTCCCCACACAATCAAGGTTTGATGAGGAGGGACCAAAACTTTGAGATAGATTTTGTCAACTCCAGCATCAGGGAGGCAGTCTCTTTAGGTAGAACCTCTTCAAAACCTCCTCCTCTGTGTTCAATTTGTCAACTTAAAGCCCCATCTTTTGGGAAGCCCCCTAGACAGTTTCTTTATGAAGAACTAGAGGAAGCAACAGATGGGTTCTCTGACACAAATTTTCTGGCTGAAGGAGGGTTTGGTTTGGTTCATAAAGGGATTCTGAGGGATGGATTGGTGGTTGCTGTAAAACAGCTCAAGTTTCTAGGTTCTCAAGCTGATACTGATTTCTGTAGGGAAGTGCGAGTATTGAGTTGTGCACAGCATAGGAATGTCGTACTTCTGGTTGGTTTCTGCATCCAACAAAACAGGAGATTATTAGTATACGAGTATATATGCCACAAGTCCTTGGACTTTCACTTGCATG GAAAAAATAGAACTACTCTAGATTGGCACTCAAGACTGAAGATAGCTATTGGCACAGCTAGAGGCTTACGCTACCTTCATGAAGATTGCAGAGTAGGATGTATAGTTCACAGGGATTTGCGGCCAAAGAACATCCTCCTAACTCATGATTTTGAACCTTTG GTTATGGATTTTGGGCTTGCACGGTTGCACAGTGAATGGGTGTTTTCTGATGACAAGCACCTTCTTGGAACTTCAGG GTACCTGGCACCAGAATTCTTCACTGATGGAAAGGTTACAGAGAAAGTTGACATATATGCTTTTGGCCTTGTGTTGTTAGAGCTGATTACTGGTAAAAAAACGAGCGACTTTCTATATTACAAGGGGCAGAGCCTTTTACTGGAGAATTCTTACCCTTCAGCTACGGTGGAACCAAttcatattttagcacataagCATCAGTTGCTGGATTCCAATTTGGCTTCAACACAACTTCATAACTTACCCCGGGAACTACAGGCAATGGGTTTTGCAGCGTCATTGTGTTTACAACGAGAACCTGACTTGCGTCCTCCTATGTCCAAG GTCCTTAGAGTACTAGAAGGAGGGGCTACAGTCCTGCCACTGGATTTAGACTCGAATTTGGTCAGCAATAGAAGTAGCCAAATGCAAGGCGTGAACATAAGCAGCCGTCCAGAACCAAGGAGGCATTCTCGCCGACTTTCATACTGA
- the LOC116027892 gene encoding inactive protein kinase SELMODRAFT_444075-like isoform X1 gives MLPPKSDLRANSMPRVVTPSEKVIVAVKAEKVITKAALAWALTHVVRPGDCITLLAVYSERKTERKSFWGFRKLKGDCRSGDRVNSSPDRICQITDSCSQMVLQFNDQIDVRVRIKVVSANFAGAVAAEAKSNAASWVILDKKLKQERKFCVEELRCNIVVMKGSQPKVLRLNLGCSDEPQTPYVSAEASPVLDNRNSYGHRMKHSTPVSSPEDQSPLYMRTPVENFTRQDSFLLYQHNPLYEGPNKAKFFSAHKDNEYDDQLNAMDSVGERIITLSSFQKSETESRERIFWIPQNHIIDKNLSTVESQINTSGKDKNTITSRNEHDNFSPHNQGLMRRDQNFEIDFVNSSIREAVSLGRTSSKPPPLCSICQLKAPSFGKPPRQFLYEELEEATDGFSDTNFLAEGGFGLVHKGILRDGLVVAVKQLKFLGSQADTDFCREVRVLSCAQHRNVVLLVGFCIQQNRRLLVYEYICHKSLDFHLHGKNRTTLDWHSRLKIAIGTARGLRYLHEDCRVGCIVHRDLRPKNILLTHDFEPLVMDFGLARLHSEWVFSDDKHLLGTSGYLAPEFFTDGKVTEKVDIYAFGLVLLELITGKKTSDFLYYKGQSLLLENSYPSATVEPIHILAHKHQLLDSNLASTQLHNLPRELQAMGFAASLCLQREPDLRPPMSKVLRVLEGGATVLPLDLDSNLVSNRSSQMQGVNISSRPEPRRHSRRLSY, from the exons ATGCTACCGCCAAAATCCGACCTCCGTGCCAACTCGATGCCGCGTGTGGTCACGCCATCGGAGAAAGTGATCGTTGCAGTGAAAGCGGAGAAGGTGATCACCAAAGCCGCGCTGGCCTGGGCTCTGACTCACGTCGTGCGTCCCGGTGATTGCATTACGCTTCTCGCCGTTTATTCGGAACGGAAAACCG AGAGGAAGAGTTTTTGGGGGTTTCGGAAGCTGAAAGGAGACTGCCGCAGTGGTGACCGAGTGAACTCGTCGCCGGATCGGATATGTCAAATCACCGACTCGTGTTCTCAGATGGTTCTTCAATTTAACGACCAAATCGAT GTCAGAGTGCGGATTAAGGTTGTGTCAGCCAATTTTGCTGGTGCAGTGGCTGCTGAAGCGAAGAGCAATGCGGCTAGCTGGGTCATACtggacaa AAAATTGAAACAAGAACGCAAGTTTTGTGTGGAGGAACTTCGCTGCAATATTGTAGTCATGAAGGGTTCCCAGCCAAAGGTCCTTAGACTCAATTTAGGGTGCTCGGATGAACCACAAACGCCTTACGTTTCTGCTGAGGCTTCACCTGTTTTGGATAATCGAAATTCATATGGGCATAGGATGAAACATTCTACTCCTGTAAGCAGTCCCGAGGATCAAAGTCCTTTATACATGAGAACTCCAGTAGAAAATTTTACCAGACAAGACTCATTTCTTTTATATCAGCACAATCCACTATACGAAGGTCCTAATAAAGCAAAGTTCTTTTCAGCCCATAAAGACAATGAGTATGATGATCAGCTTAATGCAATGGATTCAGTTGGGGAAAGAATTATAACTCTATCATCTTTCCAAAAGTCTGAAACTGAGAGTCGTGAAAGAATTTTTTGGATTCCTCAGAACCACATAATTGATAAGAACCTTTCAACAGTAGAAAGCCAAATAAACACCTCTGGGAAGGACAAAAATACTATTACTTCCAGAAATGAACATGATAATTTTTCCCCACACAATCAAGGTTTGATGAGGAGGGACCAAAACTTTGAGATAGATTTTGTCAACTCCAGCATCAGGGAGGCAGTCTCTTTAGGTAGAACCTCTTCAAAACCTCCTCCTCTGTGTTCAATTTGTCAACTTAAAGCCCCATCTTTTGGGAAGCCCCCTAGACAGTTTCTTTATGAAGAACTAGAGGAAGCAACAGATGGGTTCTCTGACACAAATTTTCTGGCTGAAGGAGGGTTTGGTTTGGTTCATAAAGGGATTCTGAGGGATGGATTGGTGGTTGCTGTAAAACAGCTCAAGTTTCTAGGTTCTCAAGCTGATACTGATTTCTGTAGGGAAGTGCGAGTATTGAGTTGTGCACAGCATAGGAATGTCGTACTTCTGGTTGGTTTCTGCATCCAACAAAACAGGAGATTATTAGTATACGAGTATATATGCCACAAGTCCTTGGACTTTCACTTGCATG GAAAAAATAGAACTACTCTAGATTGGCACTCAAGACTGAAGATAGCTATTGGCACAGCTAGAGGCTTACGCTACCTTCATGAAGATTGCAGAGTAGGATGTATAGTTCACAGGGATTTGCGGCCAAAGAACATCCTCCTAACTCATGATTTTGAACCTTTG GTTATGGATTTTGGGCTTGCACGGTTGCACAGTGAATGGGTGTTTTCTGATGACAAGCACCTTCTTGGAACTTCAGG GTACCTGGCACCAGAATTCTTCACTGATGGAAAGGTTACAGAGAAAGTTGACATATATGCTTTTGGCCTTGTGTTGTTAGAGCTGATTACTGGTAAAAAAACGAGCGACTTTCTATATTACAAGGGGCAGAGCCTTTTACTGGAGAATTCTTACCCTTCAGCTACGGTGGAACCAAttcatattttagcacataagCATCAGTTGCTGGATTCCAATTTGGCTTCAACACAACTTCATAACTTACCCCGGGAACTACAGGCAATGGGTTTTGCAGCGTCATTGTGTTTACAACGAGAACCTGACTTGCGTCCTCCTATGTCCAAG GTCCTTAGAGTACTAGAAGGAGGGGCTACAGTCCTGCCACTGGATTTAGACTCGAATTTGGTCAGCAATAGAAGTAGCCAAATGCAAGGCGTGAACATAAGCAGCCGTCCAGAACCAAGGAGGCATTCTCGCCGACTTTCATACTGA
- the LOC116027893 gene encoding protein JINGUBANG-like, translating into MAHSDPNMPVGQTDEDLNGRKSSFSAYDPNVRLSVDGSPPMLSPWNQNSPFAKSPWSQTGGGVGGEMNNAAQNLPQNCLIGSLVREEGHIYSLASRDKILYTGSDSKNIRVWKDMKEFAAFKSNSGLVKAIVISGDRIFTGHQDGKIRVWKVNQKNPGVYKRVGTMPTFFDIFKASLKRSAVYIKHSDAISSLSMDSEDGLLYSASWDRTFKVWKTESSKCVESVKAHDDAVNSVVASVEGMVYTGSADGSVKVWKREIAGKGTKHVYLQTLLNQECAVTALAVNKQGSVLYCGSSDGVVNFWEHEKQLSHGGVLKGHKLAVLCLAAAGNLIFSGSADKTICVWRRVGSVHTCLSILTGHNGPVKCLTVDEDQEATGKWVVYSGSLDKSVKVWSVSEAAPDLQKMGMA; encoded by the coding sequence ATGGCGCATTCCGATCCCAACATGCCGGTGGGCCAAACCGACGAGGATTTAAACGGCCGCAAGAGCAGCTTCTCCGCGTACGATCCTAACGTCCGGTTGAGCGTGGATGGGTCGCCGCCGATGTTGTCGCCGTGGAACCAGAACTCGCCGTTCGCCAAGTCTCCATGGTCGCAAACCGGGGGCGGGGTGGGGGGAGAGATGAACAATGCGGCGCAGAATCTCCCGCAGAATTGCCTAATTGGGTCGCTGGTGAGGGAGGAAGGGCATATATATTCCCTGGCTTCCCGGGATAAGATTCTGTACACGGGATCCGACAGCAAGAATATTCGGGTGTGGAAGGATATGAAGGAATTCGCGGCGTTTAAGTCTAATAGTGGGCTGGTGAAGGCGATTGTGATATCCGGGGATAGGATTTTCACGGGGCACCAGGACGGGAAGATTCGGGTGTGGAAGGTGAATCAGAAGAACCCGGGGGTGTATAAGCGGGTGGGGACGATGCCGACGTTTTTTGATATTTTCAAGGCGTCGTTGAAGAGGAGCGCGGTGTATATAAAGCACTCCGACGCGATTTCGAGCTTGAGTATGGATTCGGAGGACGGGCTTTTATACTCGGCGTCGTGGGACAGGACTTTTAAGGTGTGGAAGACGGAGAGCTCGAAATGTGTTGAGTCCGTGAAGGCGCACGACGACGCGGTGAACTCGGTGGTGGCGAGCGTGGAGGGGATGGTGTACACCGGGTCGGCCGACGGGAGTGTTAAGGTATGGAAGAGAGAAATAGCGGGGAAAGGGACTAAGCATGTGTACTTACAGACGTTGCTGAACCAGGAGTGCGCCGTTACGGCGCTGGCCGTTAATAAGCAGGGGTCGGTTCTCTACTGCGGGTCATCCGACGGGGTCGTTAACTTCTGGGAACACGAGAAGCAGTTGTCCCACGGGGGGGTTCTCAAGGGGCACAAGCTGGCCGTGCTGTGTCTCGCTGCGGCCGGGAACCTCATATTCAGTGGCTCGGCGGATAAGACTATATGTGTTTGGAGGAGGGTCGGGTCGGTTCATACGTGCCTCTCTATCTTGACCGGTCACAATGGACCGGTTAAGTGCCTGACGGTGGATGAGGACCAGGAGGCGACAGGGAAATGGGTGGTTTATAGTGGGAGCTTAGATAAGTCTGTGAAGGTGTGGAGTGTTTCTGAAGCCGCACCTGATTTGCAGAAGATGGGAATGGCGTAG
- the LOC116027896 gene encoding wall-associated receptor kinase-like 14, which yields MILSFIVFLIFRSTAVSAAACNRSCGGRVSPAELPSPFGFSAGCKIRLNCTSGGTPAVHDFPVYDVTADSILINLPAKCGRPISAAGALFTANYAPTRKNDILLQNCSSPETDCRVPSTEIQTRFDLLDCGSGMDNISCYSEKTKPAGKFIHFDGLMKSGCKSLFSAVAVKSLGDTPAVAMDIQVVQLEWWLTGDCRCSKNAKCTRIGRVGYRCHCFEGFAGDGYQSGSGCRKEITKCNPTKYLSGKCGGTTKVGVLVGGVVAGAVLMVTVGLICCMIRRRITLHNRSKRRRELCATTGITIPVYPYREMEKATNFFSDKRRLGNGAYGTVYSGKLTDQEWVAIKRIRRRGIDSNEQVINEIKLLSSVNHPNLVRLLGCCIEKGEQILVYEFMPNGTLSQHLQREKGSGLSWAVRLKIASGTAQAVAYLHNAMHPPIYHRDVKSSNILLDDEYRPKVADFGLSRLGLTELSHVSTAPQGTPGYVDPQYHQSFCLSDKSDVYSFGVVLVEIITGLKAVDLTRPQDEVNLAALAVDRIGNGCLHEIIDPLIEPHSWFSVHKVAELAFRCLAFHRDMRPSMMEAAVELEQIRLSVQAFREDYSTAASSSEALSSSRSSSSDASDKPLSVSTEKLEIDLGSFASMNSFGEGKPRA from the exons ATGATACTAAGTTTCATcgttttcttgattttccgaTCAACCGCCGTTTCCGCCGCCGCCTGCAACAGATCATGCGGCGGCCGTGTTTCTCCGGCGGAGCTTCCGTCCCCGTTTGGGTTCTCCGCCGGCTGCAAAATCCGCCTGAACTGCACATCCGGCGGAACTCCGGCCGTCCACGACTTCCCGGTCTACGACGTGACCGCCGACAGCATTCTGATCAATCTTCCGGCGAAATGCGGGCGACCCATTTCCGCCGCCGGAGCGCTGTTCACGGCGAACTACGCGCCGACCCGGAAAAACGATATTCTCCTGCAGAATTGCAGCTCGCCGGAGACCGATTGCCGGGTCCCGTCGACGGAGATTCAGACGCGGTTCGACCTCCTCGATTGCGGGAGCGGGATGGATAACATTAGCTGTTACTCGGAGAAGACTAAACCCGCCGGAAAGTTTATTCATTTTGACGGATTGATGAAATCAGGGTGCAAATCTCTGTTCTCCGCCGTGGCCGTGAAGTCTCTGGGCGACACTCCGGCGGTGGCGATGGATATTCAGGTGGTTCAGTTGGAGTGGTGGCTCACCGGAGACTGCCGGTGCTCTAAGAATGCTAAGTGTACTAGAATCGGGCGGGTGGGTTATCGGTGCCACTGCTTTGAAGGGTTCGCCGGAGATGGTTACCAGTCTGGATCCGGTTGCCGGAAAG AGATCACAAAATGCAACCCTACTAAGTACCTCTCAGGCAAATGTGGAGGAACAACCAAAGTAGGTGTTCTAGTTGGAG GAGTTGTTGCGGGTGCTGTGTTAATGGTGACAGTAGGCCTAATCTGCTGCATGATTCGCCGGAGAATCACGCTGCACAACCGGAGCAAGAGGAGGCGGGAGCTATGCGCGACGACAGGGATAACAATTCCGGTCTATCCCTACAGGGAAATGGAGAAAGCCACAAACTTCTTCTCAGACAAGAGGAGGCTTGGCAATGGAGCTTATGGCACTGTGTATTCTGGGAAATTAACAGACCAAGAATGGGTTGCCATCAAGAGAATCAGGCGTAGAGGGATAGACAGCAATGAGCAAGTTATAAATGAGATCAAGCTTCTTTCTTCTGTAAACCATCCCAATCTGGTTCGTCTCCTGGGGTGTTGCATAGAGAAAGGGGAGCAAATTCTGGTTTATGAGTTCATGCCTAATGGAACTTTGTCCCAGCATTTGCAGAGGGAAAAGGGCAGTGGGCTTTCGTGGGCGGTTCGCCTCAAGATCGCCTCGGGAACAGCTCAAGCCGTTGCGTATTTGCACAACGCAATGCACCCGCCCATCTACCACAGAGACGTCAAGTCGAGTAACATCCTTTTGGACGACGAGTACAGGCCTAAAGTCGCAGACTTTGGCCTGTCCCGCCTTGGCCTGACCGAACTCTCCCACGTCTCCACAGCCCCACAGGGCACCCCGGGGTACGTTGACCCACAGTACCACCAGAGCTTCTGCCTGTCAGACAAGAGCGACGTCTACAGCTTTGGGGTCGTTCTGGTCGAGATCATCACCGGATTGAAGGCAGTCGACCTCACCCGCCCCCAGGACGAGGTGAACCTAGCAGCCCTGGCTGTGGACCGAATAGGAAACGGGTGCCTACACGAGATCATCGACCCATTGATCGAACCCCACAGCTGGTTCTCAGTGCACAAAGTTGCAGAATTGGCTTTCAGATGCCTGGCTTTCCACAGGGACATGAGGCCTTCAATGATGGAAGCTGCAGTGGAGTTGGAGCAGATCAGGCTAAGCGTGCAGGCGTTTCGCGAAGATTACAGCACTGCAGCTTCATCATCTGAAGCCTTATCGTCGTCGCGTTCATCTTCATCAGACGCCAGTGATAAACCACTCAGTGTGTCAACCGAGAAGCTCGAGATCGACTTAGGTTCATTTGCAAGTATGAATTCATTTGGAGAGGGCAAGCCTCGagcataa